One genomic window of Oncorhynchus mykiss isolate Arlee unplaced genomic scaffold, USDA_OmykA_1.1 un_scaffold_349, whole genome shotgun sequence includes the following:
- the LOC110522964 gene encoding ubl carboxyl-terminal hydrolase 18-like, producing the protein MRGLINYGAYCSINSVVQVLCGTRELREFILQVDGQDPRSPNSVAVRLKCLIYDMTKGNASPCDPSLLVNAMTLYRGAPFDVQEDSDVVFKCIINALADDCGIAKRIGSLWDIENENRVRCLRCNTVQSTLNKSNTITVLIGDNLPTELQQYIKLYTDITFTTCDYHCTHCHTGTQIEITSKVVTLPQVVCMRIERVRNIGRDTTDIVKTGTRFAFPETLDLKYIMKDPEAPVATVYKLYAVVAHRGTHYCGHYTAYVRDDNNIWYLADDSHVRVCSWEDVKSTYEAGSMLYNGVAYMLMYHKQLPHCVT; encoded by the coding sequence ATGCGCGGCTTGATCAATTACGGGGCTTACTGCAGCATCAACAGCGTTGTCCAAGTGCTGTGTGGGACACGTGAGCTACGGGAGTTCATTCTGCAGGTTGATGGTCAAGATCCCCGGTCTCCGAATTCGGTGGCAGTGAGGCTTAAGTGTCTCATCTACGATATGACCAAAGGCAACGCGTCACCGTGTGATCCGAGCTTACTAGTAAACGCAATGACATTGTACAGAGGAGCCCCTTTCGATGTTCAGGAGGACTCGGACGTGGTCTTCAAGTGCATCATCAACGCTCTAGCAGACGACTGTGGGATAGCTAAGAGGATAGGTTCTCTGTGGGACATTGAGAATGAGAACCGTGTGCGCTGCCTCCGTTGTAACACAGTCCAGTCCACACTCAATAAGTCCAACACGATCACCGTGTTGATAGGTGATAATCTCCCCACAGAGCTGCAGCAGTACATAAAACTGTACACTGACATCACGTTCACCACCTGTGACTACCATTGTACACACTGCCACACAGGAACTCAGATTGAAATCACCAGCAAGGTAGTGACATTGCCGCAGGTTGTGTGTATGAGGATCGAACGTGTTAGGAACATTGGCAGAGATACCACTGATATAGTCAAGACGGGCACAAGGTTTGCTTTCCCTGAGACACTGGACCTGAAATATATCATGAAAGACCCTGAAGCACCGGTAGCTACTGTATACAAGCTGTATGCTGTTGTAGCCCACCGTGGTACTCACTACTGTGGACATTACACAGCTTATGTGCGAGACGACAACAATATTTGGTATCTCGCAGACGACTCTCATGTCAGAGTGTGCTCTTGGGAAGATGTCAAGTCAACCTACGAAGCTGGATCTATGCTATACAATGGCGTAGCTTATATGCTCATGTACCATAAACAGCTACCCCACTGTGTGACATGA